In Notamacropus eugenii isolate mMacEug1 chromosome 1, mMacEug1.pri_v2, whole genome shotgun sequence, one genomic interval encodes:
- the LOC140518891 gene encoding uncharacterized protein, with the protein MLTFLAPIEMQGSEHWVFIEREWSQSEDVMLRKLSTPQPEEPPATVQSDDLSSKGVSKVDVRVDKFRVEIATEELVRMKGQEETCQRGRMIASPEDFESVWEDGVCAQEGPERTSLLASHAVMEKIPDTSQPRLRSREAAVGECRTSANQLEGQTELRKELEEFHACRQPSVTGLGAQQEVPGVKPWDPLSESPALEREGMKASPGDSTRADSSDETETSPAERSFYLSFADKEQEDLTSFVREDGKVANLGAIQEDKKGQVELEDESTVAPELNSLDQAVSSLGSNTCMSSEGDEPPTIDVGLDELKVLLEQLSKKTSLNHKPTNNEKSFRERKGEFFDSTGGKYIEEEMPKTENSIEKAQKSPSDELENHSPSKEGGSEFPNIGPRSVPQGGVNGPDRQKEDHFLFQERRSFYALEGDTELNENKASTVFLQMEGIMMSDSAPASPGNSEALKAWEDCTDPPPPEQEQQSSDGPSDTEYPIVFPKTIRFPKGSLGTKDSVVPDVAKTKELLTTNGKPKDGAKQTKAGGLVLAALGREPKQGISFQATDHEGSQEDISKTSVANKIKIFERGDTHSADNLWTNIGDSRALPSEQSSEPFPGQVEQQRNKLLELGFVQLHPPNHLSSPKATELTGSASDTSHFMAKPGTSADPNRAVPTVTELHQERDEELKRVSMDSGSKAILAEARVTSLSPPTPCSPSHLPMETDCMFLSFFLGHVPTASHPSPRAEGAWSSQFLFFIKLILEYKQLPQ; encoded by the coding sequence ATGCTAACTTTTCTTGCTCCAATTGAAATGCAGGGTTCGGAGCACTGGGTGTTTATAGAAAGAGAGTGGTCTCAGTCTGAAGATGTTATGCTCAGGAAGCTGAGCACCCCACAACCAGAGGAACCCCCAGCCACAGTCCAATCAGATGACCTCTCCAGCAAGGGGGTCTCCAAGGTGGATGTCCGGGTGGATAAATTCAGAGTTGAAATAGCCACTGAAGAATTGGTCAGAATGAAGGGGCAAGAGGAGACCTGCCAGAGAGGAAGGATGATTGCAAGTCCCGAGGACTTTGAGTCTGTGTGGGAAGATGGGGTGTGTGCTCAGGAAGGCCCAGAAAGGACTTCACTCTTGGCTAGTCATGCAGTAATGGAGAAAATCCCAGATACCTCCCAGCCCAGGCTCAGAAGCAGGGAGGCAGCCGTTGGGGAATGCAGAACTTCTGCCAACCAACTTGAGGGACAAACAGAACTCAGAAAGGAGCTTGAAGAATTCCATGCCTGCAGACAACCTTCAGTAACAGGGCTAGGGGCTCAACAGGAAGTGCCTGGGGTGAAACCTTGGGATCCCCTCTCTGAATCCCCAGCCTTGGAGAGGGAAGGTATGAAAGCATCTCCAGGGGACTCAACCAGAGCAGATTCCAGTGATGAGACAGAGACCTCCCCAGCCGAAAGGAGCTTCTACTTAAGTTTTGCAGACAAAGaacaagaagacctgacttcctTTGTCCGTGAAGATGGGAAGGTAGCAAATCTGGGTGCCATCCAGGAGGATAAGAAAGGCCAAGTGGAATTGGAAGATGAGTCAACAGTGGCTCCTGAGCTTAATTCTTTAGACCAAGCAGTCTCAAGTCTTGGCAGTAATACTTGTATGTCCTCAGAAGGAGATGAGCCCCCAACCATAGATGTCGGATTAGATGAACTTAAAGTCCTTTTAGAACAACTGAGTAAGAAAACATCCCTAAATCATAAACCAACTAATAATGAGAAGAGCTTtcgagagaggaaaggagagtttTTTGACTCAACAGGTGGCAAATACATAGAGGAAGAAATGCCCAAGACAGAAAATTCTATAGAAAAGGCTCAAAAGAGCCCCTCAGATGAATTAGAGAACCACTCACCAAGCAAAGAAGGAGGAAGTGAGTTCCCAAACATAGGTCCAAGGAGTGTCCCACAAGGAGGTGTGAATGGACCAGACAGACAAAAGGAGGACCATTTTCTATTCCAAGAGAGAAGGTCATTTTATGCTCTAGAGGGAGATACTGAGCTGAATGAAAATAAAGCCTCTACCGTATTTCTTCAGATGGAGGGGATCATGATGAGCGACTCTGCCCCAGCTTCCCCAGGGAATTCTGAGGCCCTGAAAGCTTGGGAAGATTGTACAGACCCACCACCTCCAGAACAAGAGCAGCAGTCCAGTGATGGGCCCTCTGACACAGAATATCCCATCGTCTTTCCAAAGACTATCCGTTTCCCAAAGGGAAGTCTGGGGACCAAGGACTCAGTAGTCCCTGATGTAGCTAAGACAAAAGAGCTACTCACTACCAATGGGAAACCAAAAGATGGAGCCAAGCAGACCAAAGCAGGAGGCCTGGTGCTCGCTGCCTTGGGAAGGGAACCCAAGCAGGGGATATCTTTCCAAGCTACTGATCATGAGGGCTCCCAGGAAGACATTAGCAAGACCTCTGTGGCCAATAAAATTAAGATATTTGAACGAGGTGACACTCATAGTGCAGATAACCTCTGGACAAATATAGGAGATTCCAGGGCCCTTCCAAGTGAGCAGTCATCTGAACCCTTCCCAGGGCAGGTGGAACAGCAGCGTAACAAACTCTTGGAACTAGGTTTTGTTCAACTTCATCCCCCCAATCATCTCTCTAGCCCCAAAGCCACAGAGCTTACTGGGTCAGCATCAGATACCAGTCATTTTATGGCTAAACCTGGAACATCTGCAGATCCTAATAGAGCTGTGCCCACTGTCACCGAATTGCACCAGGAAAGAGATGAAGAGCTGAAACGTGTATCCATGGATTCTGGCTCCAAGGCCATATTGGCAGAAGCTAGGGTAACCAGCCTCTCTCCTCCAACACCTtgctctccttcccacctccctatGGAAACTGACTGCATGTTTTTGAGCTTCTTCCTGGGGCATGTTCCTACAGCTTCACATCCATCACCAAGAGCAGAGGGTGCTTGGTCAtctcagtttttgtttttcataaagcTTATACTTGAATACAAACAGTTGCCCCAATGA